The following coding sequences are from one Microbacterium sp. SSM24 window:
- a CDS encoding MFS transporter yields MTDAEPRVAATFSERLDALPFTRRHLRVLTGSGLGWALDAMDVGLISFVITALAVQWSLQPQETAWIASVGFIGMAIGASVGGLLADRFGRRSVFAITLLVYGLATGASALVGGLAALLVLRFLVGLGLGAELPVASTYVSEFAPARMRGRLIVFLEAFWAIGWTAAALIGYFVIPASEAGWRWAFALGAIPAAYALFVRWGLPESARWLERRGRHAEADAVVRSFEESAGATSAPSPAAVPTADAAPPVATSVGSRLAALWAPEFRVRTACLWLVWFCVNFSYYGAFIWIPSILVAQGYDLVRSFGFTLIITLAQLPGYAVAAWLIEVWGRRLTLSVFLVGSAVAAGFFGTAGTEGAVIAAGMALSFFNLGAWGALYAVTPEMYPTSLRATGSGWAAGAGRIASIIAPLSVPLLLSAGGAPALFIVFAAFFTVAAAAAWGLVDRRGAALDDR; encoded by the coding sequence ATGACGGATGCCGAGCCCCGCGTCGCAGCCACGTTCTCGGAACGCCTCGATGCCCTGCCCTTCACGCGTCGCCACCTGCGGGTGCTGACCGGATCGGGGCTCGGGTGGGCGCTGGACGCGATGGACGTCGGGCTGATCTCCTTCGTGATCACCGCTCTCGCGGTGCAGTGGAGCCTTCAGCCGCAGGAGACGGCCTGGATCGCCTCCGTCGGCTTCATCGGCATGGCGATCGGTGCGAGCGTCGGCGGTCTTCTCGCCGATCGGTTCGGCCGCCGATCGGTCTTCGCGATCACGCTCCTGGTGTACGGGCTCGCCACCGGCGCGAGCGCCCTCGTCGGCGGGCTCGCGGCACTGCTCGTCCTGCGATTCCTCGTGGGACTCGGCCTCGGAGCCGAGCTGCCGGTCGCGTCGACGTACGTCAGCGAGTTCGCCCCGGCACGGATGCGCGGACGATTGATCGTGTTCCTCGAGGCGTTCTGGGCGATCGGCTGGACCGCGGCCGCGCTGATCGGCTACTTCGTGATCCCGGCATCCGAGGCCGGCTGGCGCTGGGCGTTCGCGCTCGGCGCGATACCGGCGGCCTACGCCCTCTTCGTGCGGTGGGGACTGCCGGAGTCCGCCCGGTGGCTCGAGCGCCGAGGACGGCATGCCGAGGCGGATGCGGTCGTCCGGTCCTTCGAGGAGTCTGCGGGTGCGACATCCGCTCCGTCCCCTGCTGCGGTACCGACCGCGGATGCCGCGCCGCCCGTGGCCACCAGCGTCGGCTCGCGCCTGGCCGCGCTGTGGGCGCCGGAGTTCCGGGTGCGGACGGCGTGCCTGTGGCTGGTGTGGTTCTGCGTGAACTTCTCGTACTACGGAGCGTTCATCTGGATTCCGTCGATCCTCGTCGCCCAGGGGTACGACCTCGTCCGTTCGTTCGGGTTCACGTTGATCATCACGCTGGCGCAGCTTCCCGGGTACGCCGTCGCCGCGTGGCTCATCGAAGTCTGGGGGCGGAGGCTGACGCTCTCGGTCTTCCTCGTGGGCTCCGCCGTCGCCGCGGGCTTCTTCGGCACCGCAGGGACCGAAGGCGCGGTCATCGCCGCAGGCATGGCGCTGTCGTTCTTCAACCTCGGCGCGTGGGGAGCCCTGTATGCCGTCACGCCCGAGATGTATCCGACTTCGCTGCGGGCCACCGGCTCGGGGTGGGCGGCGGGTGCCGGCCGCATCGCGTCGATCATCGCGCCCCTGAGCGTGCCGCTGCTGCTCTCCGCCGGGGGAGCGCCGGCCCTGTTCATCGTGTTCGCGGCCTTCTTCACCGTCGCCGCGGCGGCGGCCTGGGGGCTCGTCGACCGACGGGGCGCGGCGCTCGACGACCGCTGA
- a CDS encoding SGNH/GDSL hydrolase family protein, producing the protein MASVRYVAIGDSFTEGVGDELPDGRVRGWADLVAQGWADASAQPVEYANLAIRGKLVWPIVEQQLEPALALKPTHLSFNGGGNDMLRPRTSVARVVEAFTHVLRRCDEEGVKLIVLSGANPSAQLPLSRVIQRRGDLLSAAVSKKLADRGDLVRAFNWPDRELSSPPYWSEDRLHMNSRGHHRVAARVLTSLGLEPASGWWSLPELPAAANRGAAYYRDHVGPWVRRRLTGTSSGDGREPKHGEWFEVRPSGD; encoded by the coding sequence ATGGCATCCGTGCGGTACGTCGCGATCGGCGACTCCTTCACCGAAGGCGTGGGCGACGAGCTCCCCGATGGCCGCGTGCGCGGGTGGGCGGACCTGGTGGCGCAGGGATGGGCGGATGCTTCGGCGCAGCCGGTCGAGTACGCGAATCTCGCGATCCGCGGCAAGCTCGTGTGGCCGATCGTCGAGCAGCAGCTCGAACCGGCGCTGGCGCTCAAGCCCACGCACCTCTCGTTCAACGGTGGCGGCAACGACATGCTGCGGCCCCGCACGAGTGTCGCTCGCGTCGTCGAGGCCTTCACCCACGTGCTCCGCCGCTGCGACGAGGAGGGCGTGAAGCTCATCGTGCTGTCCGGCGCCAATCCGTCGGCGCAGCTTCCGCTGAGCCGCGTGATCCAGAGACGCGGCGATCTGCTCTCGGCCGCCGTGTCGAAGAAGCTGGCGGATCGCGGCGACCTCGTCCGTGCGTTCAACTGGCCCGATCGCGAGCTCTCGAGTCCGCCGTACTGGTCGGAGGATCGGCTTCACATGAACTCCCGCGGACACCACCGCGTCGCCGCGCGCGTGCTGACCTCCCTCGGGCTCGAGCCGGCGTCCGGCTGGTGGTCGCTTCCGGAGCTTCCGGCCGCGGCGAACCGCGGCGCCGCCTACTATCGCGATCACGTCGGACCCTGGGTACGGCGCCGGCTGACGGGCACGTCGTCGGGTGACGGCCGCGAGCCCAAGCACGGCGAGTGGTTCGAGGTGCGCCCTTCAGGCGACTGA
- a CDS encoding carbohydrate kinase family protein: MIVVIGDLVADLIVLGGGSLERGTDNPAEVRLTRGGSAANVAVAVAPRHPVRFIGRVGDDTIGRALVAELESAGVEARVQRAGRTGAIVVLVDPVGERTMITDRGAAAELEAIDPGWLAGTRWLHLPLYGFAAPASREALTDAAATVVAAGGRLSLDLSSVATMRELGRHALQKIVDRIAPDVVFANADEAAATAELGLDLGRSVSVIKRGGDPVVIETAGTRVEVPVRRVDDVLDSTGAGDAFAAGYIVAALGGADPQESARAGGALAMSALRRPGAL; the protein is encoded by the coding sequence ATGATCGTCGTCATCGGCGATCTCGTCGCGGACCTCATCGTGCTCGGCGGAGGCTCACTCGAACGCGGCACCGACAACCCCGCAGAGGTGCGGCTCACGCGGGGCGGCAGCGCGGCCAATGTCGCCGTGGCGGTCGCGCCGCGGCATCCGGTGCGCTTCATCGGCCGCGTCGGCGACGACACCATCGGGCGCGCACTCGTGGCCGAGCTCGAGTCCGCGGGCGTGGAGGCACGCGTCCAGCGCGCCGGGCGCACCGGGGCGATCGTCGTGCTGGTCGACCCGGTGGGCGAGCGCACGATGATAACCGACCGCGGCGCCGCGGCCGAGCTCGAAGCGATCGATCCGGGCTGGCTCGCGGGCACGCGGTGGCTGCACCTGCCGCTCTACGGCTTCGCGGCGCCCGCATCACGCGAGGCGCTGACGGATGCCGCGGCCACCGTGGTCGCGGCGGGAGGCCGGCTGAGCCTGGATCTCTCGAGCGTCGCGACCATGCGCGAGCTCGGCCGGCACGCGCTCCAGAAGATCGTGGACCGGATCGCGCCCGACGTCGTCTTCGCGAACGCGGATGAGGCTGCGGCGACCGCCGAACTCGGACTCGACCTCGGCCGCAGCGTCTCCGTGATCAAGCGAGGCGGCGACCCCGTGGTGATCGAGACGGCGGGCACGCGCGTCGAGGTTCCCGTACGGCGTGTGGACGACGTGCTGGACTCCACAGGCGCGGGCGATGCCTTCGCCGCGGGGTACATCGTGGCTGCACTGGGCGGCGCGGACCCGCAGGAGAGCGCGAGGGCGGGCGGCGCACTCGCGATGAGCGCGCTGCGCCGCCCCGGCGCCCTCTGA
- a CDS encoding ArsR/SmtB family transcription factor, producing the protein MSSDPLSRTFAALADPTRRAMLTRLSGGAATVGELAEPFDMTFAAVSKHLRVLESAGLVTRGREAQYRPAQLDARPLVEASRWIEDYARFWEDSVDALDQYLNALQQLSPPPTTDGTDTKEDR; encoded by the coding sequence ATGAGCAGCGATCCGCTCAGCCGCACATTCGCGGCGCTGGCCGACCCCACGCGGCGGGCGATGCTCACGCGCCTCAGCGGGGGAGCGGCCACCGTGGGTGAGCTCGCCGAACCGTTCGACATGACGTTCGCCGCGGTGTCGAAGCATCTCCGGGTCCTCGAATCCGCCGGTCTCGTCACCCGCGGGCGCGAAGCCCAGTACCGACCGGCTCAGCTCGATGCGCGACCTCTCGTCGAAGCATCCCGTTGGATCGAGGACTACGCCCGCTTCTGGGAGGACAGCGTCGATGCGCTCGACCAGTACCTCAACGCTCTGCAACAGCTCAGCCCGCCGCCCACGACGGACGGCACCGACACGAAGGAAGACCGATGA
- a CDS encoding GNAT family N-acetyltransferase: MSSEQLIRLWPAAGVRVRSGGLELRWIDDELLGELADLAGRGIHSPDTLPFEHAWTRGTPDEVARSVVRFQWNARPQVSPDRFVLELGVIADGVPVGVQGLVADDWGVLRCVRTGSWLGQEHQGRGIGRRMRVLALHLAFEGLGAVEARTGAFVDNAASNAVSHRVGYLPDGAVRVARDGEPVLHNNFMMTRERWSELRDAHAAVLGAPVELHGVAGFRAQIGADGS; encoded by the coding sequence ATGTCATCCGAGCAGCTCATCCGGCTCTGGCCGGCAGCCGGTGTGCGCGTGCGCAGCGGTGGCCTGGAACTCCGGTGGATCGACGACGAGCTGCTCGGGGAGCTGGCGGACCTGGCCGGACGCGGCATCCACTCCCCCGACACCCTGCCGTTCGAGCACGCCTGGACGCGAGGGACCCCCGACGAAGTCGCCCGCAGCGTCGTGCGGTTCCAGTGGAATGCCCGGCCGCAGGTGTCGCCCGATCGCTTCGTGCTCGAGCTGGGCGTGATCGCCGACGGAGTTCCCGTCGGTGTCCAGGGCCTCGTGGCCGACGATTGGGGCGTACTTCGATGCGTTCGGACCGGCTCCTGGCTGGGCCAGGAGCACCAGGGTCGCGGCATCGGACGCCGCATGAGGGTGCTCGCGCTGCATCTCGCCTTCGAGGGGCTCGGCGCCGTCGAGGCGAGAACCGGTGCGTTCGTCGACAACGCGGCGTCGAACGCCGTCTCGCATCGCGTCGGCTACCTCCCCGACGGAGCTGTACGCGTGGCACGCGATGGCGAGCCGGTGCTCCACAACAACTTCATGATGACGCGCGAGCGGTGGAGTGAACTGCGCGATGCTCACGCGGCAGTCCTCGGAGCCCCCGTCGAACTCCACGGCGTGGCGGGGTTCCGCGCGCAGATCGGTGCCGACGGCTCCTAG
- a CDS encoding SRPBCC family protein gives MTEYFTITRTLRAPRELVFEAITLPEHFAVWFGTAAVEVPQESLTMDVRPGGAFRAVMVLPDGNRIDWAGEYKVVEPPSHLAMTLTDQPGDDAGLPVLFDLEEVDGGTQLTIRQDRSDFSDEQVAATIAGYNAFVDDIERVLESLQTA, from the coding sequence ATGACCGAGTACTTCACCATCACCCGCACACTCCGCGCACCGCGCGAGCTCGTCTTCGAAGCGATCACGCTGCCCGAGCACTTCGCGGTGTGGTTCGGCACCGCCGCCGTCGAGGTGCCGCAGGAGTCGCTGACCATGGACGTGCGGCCGGGCGGCGCCTTCCGCGCCGTGATGGTTCTGCCGGACGGGAATCGCATCGACTGGGCCGGCGAGTACAAGGTCGTCGAGCCGCCGTCGCACCTGGCGATGACACTCACCGATCAGCCCGGAGACGATGCGGGCCTCCCCGTGCTGTTCGACCTTGAAGAGGTCGACGGGGGCACCCAGCTGACGATTCGCCAGGATCGTTCGGACTTCAGCGACGAGCAGGTCGCGGCGACGATCGCCGGTTACAACGCGTTCGTCGACGACATCGAGCGGGTCCTCGAGTCACTGCAGACGGCCTGA
- a CDS encoding dihydrofolate reductase family protein has translation MPRVIFYTATTLNGFLADDADSLDWLFAVPGGEGGDGAFQEFLSGIGVLVQGSSTYEWVLRQEDLIAHPEKWPAYYGARPTFVFTGRELPSVPGADIRFVRGDVSAVWPRILEAAADRDVWVVGGGDLAGQFADAGLLDEILVSVAPATLTSGKPLLPRDLGADRLTLTGVRQAGAFAELTYAVTGEQS, from the coding sequence ATGCCGCGCGTGATCTTCTACACCGCCACCACCCTCAACGGCTTCCTGGCCGACGATGCCGATTCGCTCGACTGGCTCTTCGCCGTGCCGGGCGGCGAGGGCGGAGACGGCGCGTTCCAGGAGTTCCTCTCCGGCATCGGGGTCCTCGTGCAGGGGTCCTCCACGTACGAATGGGTCCTGCGCCAGGAGGATCTGATCGCACACCCCGAGAAGTGGCCGGCGTACTACGGCGCCCGCCCGACGTTCGTGTTCACGGGGCGGGAGCTGCCGTCGGTGCCGGGGGCTGACATCCGCTTCGTCCGCGGCGACGTGAGCGCGGTGTGGCCGCGAATCCTCGAAGCGGCGGCCGACCGCGACGTCTGGGTCGTCGGCGGAGGCGATCTCGCCGGGCAGTTCGCCGATGCTGGGCTGCTCGATGAGATCCTCGTATCCGTCGCACCCGCGACACTCACCTCGGGCAAGCCGCTTCTCCCCCGCGATCTCGGCGCCGACAGGCTGACGCTCACCGGCGTGCGCCAGGCGGGTGCCTTCGCCGAACTGACGTACGCGGTGACGGGTGAGCAGTCGTGA
- a CDS encoding DUF2087 domain-containing protein codes for MSDRWRGIVAALLNPDLRAVLAEAIGATDLTASRRERATERLLDIGLLRASPDGVVFDEDFVRALLAEQPKTRPTGPERFLDGAGRIDRYPVQATERAELLRWVATRAFAPGDVLSESETNERLAPFTDDVALLRRHLVDAELLERTRSGSEYAPVELEVEEESRTRPAQSPEGRTSNHSPCLGSRPSPDDVPVSRRRTQGPT; via the coding sequence GTGAGCGACCGCTGGCGCGGCATCGTGGCCGCCCTGCTCAATCCTGACCTGCGCGCGGTGCTGGCGGAGGCGATCGGCGCGACCGACCTGACCGCCTCGCGACGGGAGCGCGCGACCGAACGCCTTCTCGATATCGGGCTGCTGCGCGCGTCGCCGGACGGCGTGGTATTCGACGAGGACTTCGTGCGCGCCCTGCTCGCCGAGCAGCCGAAGACGCGACCGACGGGCCCGGAGCGCTTCCTCGACGGTGCCGGGCGCATCGACCGCTATCCGGTGCAGGCGACGGAGCGCGCGGAGCTGCTCCGCTGGGTCGCGACGCGCGCGTTCGCTCCCGGCGACGTGCTCAGCGAGAGCGAGACGAACGAGCGGCTCGCACCCTTCACCGATGACGTCGCGCTGCTTCGCCGCCACCTGGTCGACGCCGAACTTCTCGAGCGCACCAGGTCGGGATCGGAGTACGCGCCCGTCGAACTCGAGGTCGAGGAAGAGTCGAGGACCCGACCGGCTCAGTCGCCTGAAGGGCGCACCTCGAACCACTCGCCGTGCTTGGGCTCGCGGCCGTCACCCGACGACGTGCCCGTCAGCCGGCGCCGTACCCAGGGTCCGACGTGA
- a CDS encoding MFS transporter — MRSPSRLPAAEPGARAWIIWSVGVAAYVLAVTNRSSLSAVGVDAAERFDADAATLSMFAVVQLAVYGGMQIPVGVLLDRYGARPIMTIGMVLMAVGQLVMAISPSVGVAIVARMLLGAGDAAIFPGVLRLVATWFPAQRGPLMVQFTGLVGQTGQLVALIPLAALLHATTWTITFGSVAGLGILFAVLVFLLIRNHPPDRDEDVSVDTDTGAIRVVTSSIDTGVGIRAAWAHPGTRLAFWSHFTTPFAGTAFVLLWGMPFLTAGEGRTVAEAATIMSTYVLVGMGLGPVMGELSRRIPHLRSRALVLPAVAVQFAAWMAVILFPGPAPLWLLFVLAIALAMGGPASMIAFDHARTHNPRNRLSTATGVTNAGGFLAALIAIFMIGLALDLQGAGTPQTYTLDAFRIAFLTQVPLWLIGSAFIVIERKRTRIRIGMDAPRSPRRPRGAR, encoded by the coding sequence GTGCGTTCTCCCTCCCGCCTCCCCGCCGCGGAGCCGGGAGCGCGGGCGTGGATCATCTGGAGCGTCGGCGTCGCCGCGTACGTGCTGGCAGTCACCAACCGGTCGTCGCTGAGTGCCGTCGGCGTCGATGCCGCAGAGCGTTTCGACGCGGATGCCGCGACCCTGTCGATGTTCGCGGTCGTGCAGCTGGCCGTGTACGGCGGCATGCAAATTCCAGTGGGGGTGCTGCTCGATCGCTATGGCGCCCGTCCCATCATGACGATCGGCATGGTGCTGATGGCGGTCGGGCAGCTGGTGATGGCGATCTCCCCCAGCGTCGGGGTCGCGATCGTGGCCCGCATGCTGCTCGGCGCGGGCGACGCGGCGATCTTCCCGGGCGTGCTGCGGCTCGTCGCAACGTGGTTCCCCGCCCAGCGCGGACCCCTGATGGTGCAGTTCACCGGTCTCGTGGGGCAGACCGGACAGCTCGTCGCCCTGATTCCCCTCGCCGCCCTGCTGCATGCCACGACCTGGACCATCACCTTCGGCAGTGTGGCCGGACTCGGCATCCTGTTCGCCGTCCTGGTGTTCCTGCTGATCCGCAATCATCCGCCCGACCGCGACGAGGACGTCTCCGTCGACACCGACACCGGCGCGATCCGCGTGGTGACCTCGTCGATCGACACCGGGGTCGGCATTCGCGCTGCGTGGGCGCATCCGGGCACCCGACTGGCGTTCTGGTCGCACTTCACGACGCCGTTCGCCGGAACCGCCTTCGTGCTGCTGTGGGGCATGCCCTTCCTGACCGCCGGCGAAGGGCGCACTGTGGCCGAGGCGGCCACGATCATGTCGACGTATGTCCTTGTCGGCATGGGTCTCGGTCCCGTTATGGGCGAGCTCTCCCGGCGCATCCCCCATCTGCGTTCGCGGGCGCTCGTGCTTCCGGCGGTCGCGGTGCAGTTCGCCGCCTGGATGGCGGTCATCCTCTTTCCCGGCCCCGCCCCGCTGTGGCTGCTCTTCGTCCTGGCCATCGCGCTCGCGATGGGTGGCCCGGCGTCGATGATCGCGTTCGACCACGCCCGCACCCACAATCCGAGGAACCGGCTGAGCACCGCCACCGGTGTGACGAACGCCGGCGGGTTCCTCGCCGCCCTGATCGCGATCTTCATGATCGGGCTCGCGCTCGACCTGCAGGGCGCGGGAACTCCGCAGACGTACACGCTCGACGCGTTCCGGATCGCGTTCCTCACGCAGGTGCCGCTGTGGCTGATCGGCAGCGCGTTCATCGTGATCGAGCGCAAGCGCACCCGCATCCGCATCGGGATGGACGCGCCGCGGTCACCGCGGCGCCCGCGCGGTGCCCGCTGA
- a CDS encoding DUF6458 family protein has protein sequence MSIGAGIALFAIGAILAFAVNIELEYLNLDMIGYILMGAGAVIFFIGIILMARRRSAETVTRTAVDPVAGERVTRSTTSSTDDTAGL, from the coding sequence ATGAGCATCGGAGCAGGAATCGCGCTGTTCGCGATCGGAGCCATTCTCGCGTTCGCCGTGAACATCGAGCTCGAGTACCTCAATCTCGACATGATCGGCTACATCCTCATGGGAGCGGGTGCCGTCATCTTCTTCATCGGCATCATCCTGATGGCGCGCCGCCGCAGCGCCGAGACCGTCACGCGCACCGCCGTCGACCCCGTCGCGGGGGAACGCGTCACGCGCAGCACCACCAGCTCGACCGACGACACCGCCGGACTCTGA
- a CDS encoding pseudouridine-5'-phosphate glycosidase, with the protein MTASLVIAAEVQEAVSAGDPVLALESTIFTHGLPRPRNVAVALEAEERVRALGVTPATIGVVDGRPTVGMSSSEIERLSDMDDVVKASLRDVPIVAAKGLSAGTTVAATAYLAHLAGVRVFSTGGLGGVHRDAQRTFDESADLGTLAALPLVVVSAGVKSILDIPLTLERLETLNLAVVGYRTTDYPGFYIADSGHDIEYAVDSPAEIARIAQARDGLGIASTLLVANPVSAGSELDPDLHDDVLTRALGAAEDAGVTGHDTTPFLLDFMQRETAGRSLDVNVEVYRGNVRLGAEIALALSGMPR; encoded by the coding sequence GTGACCGCATCCCTCGTGATCGCCGCTGAGGTGCAGGAAGCCGTGAGCGCGGGCGACCCGGTGCTCGCACTGGAGTCGACCATCTTCACGCACGGACTCCCCCGGCCTCGCAACGTCGCGGTCGCTCTGGAGGCCGAGGAACGCGTGCGCGCGCTGGGTGTCACGCCGGCGACGATCGGCGTCGTGGACGGCCGGCCGACGGTCGGCATGTCCAGCTCCGAGATCGAGCGGCTCTCCGACATGGACGACGTCGTGAAGGCGAGCCTGCGCGATGTGCCGATCGTCGCGGCGAAGGGGCTCAGCGCGGGAACGACGGTGGCCGCCACCGCCTACCTCGCCCACCTCGCCGGCGTCCGCGTCTTCTCGACCGGCGGATTGGGCGGCGTTCACCGCGACGCACAGCGGACCTTCGACGAGTCCGCCGATCTCGGCACCCTCGCCGCCCTCCCGCTGGTGGTGGTGAGCGCCGGGGTCAAATCCATCCTCGACATCCCGCTCACCCTGGAGCGCCTCGAGACGCTCAACCTGGCGGTCGTCGGCTATCGGACCACGGACTACCCCGGCTTCTACATCGCCGATTCCGGCCATGACATCGAGTACGCGGTCGACTCACCCGCCGAGATCGCCCGCATCGCCCAGGCACGCGACGGCCTGGGCATCGCGTCGACACTTCTCGTGGCGAATCCCGTCTCGGCCGGGAGCGAACTCGATCCCGACCTGCACGACGACGTCCTCACGAGGGCCCTCGGTGCGGCGGAGGACGCGGGCGTGACCGGACACGACACGACGCCGTTCCTGCTCGACTTCATGCAGCGCGAGACCGCCGGGCGCAGCCTCGACGTCAACGTCGAGGTCTACCGCGGCAACGTGCGCCTCGGCGCGGAGATCGCCCTCGCCCTCTCCGGCATGCCCCGATGA